A region of Struthio camelus isolate bStrCam1 chromosome 30, bStrCam1.hap1, whole genome shotgun sequence DNA encodes the following proteins:
- the LOC104139543 gene encoding putative PIP5K1A and PSMD4-like protein, translating into MASAGPESGGSSGSSGGLAGSSTFKKSLTSEMPGSSGQPGSQTIKKGHRGVDSTGETTYKKTTSSALKGAIQLGITHTVGSLSTKPERDVLMQDFYVVESIFFPSEGSNLTPAHHYNDFRFKTYAPVAFRYFRELFGIRPDDYLYSLCNDPLIELSNSGASGSLFYVSSDDEFIIKTVQHKEAEFLQKLLPGYYMNLNQNPRTLLPKFYGLYCVQAGGKNIRIVVMNNLLPRSVKMHLKYDLKGSTYKRRASQKEREKVFPTYKDLDFMQDIPDGLFLDSDMYNALCKTLQRDCLVLQSFKIMDYSLLVAIHNIDQAQREHAMADGTSQSDMRRPAAQKALYSTAMESIQGEARRGGTIETDDQMGGIPARNAKGERLLLYIGIIDVLQSYRFIKKLEHSWKALVHDGDTVSVHRPSFYAERFQRFMCNIAFKKIPLKPSPSKKSRSGTAVPRRSCQGGAPSLSHMSCETKAQVTTEVDVEQGSHLGRPDLLPRMLPVDEANSDSVATTLSTSSLGSGGLNSPANRSVGVQVHNADSSAKDLPRTAPGIFLPSGSPGPSIPECSSELREQFEDLQETEISFVSTSLSWRERSRLSGGGGNSLHGLKTSGKGIDLTFRELAAYDANITNLARTGNSSEYWGETAPCWPSPGRCEGRRQDGSGEHHGVVSGPGRARPWWPSPPFLCPHLPSTPAPHRGRAFYLVDNSEYMRNGDFLPTRLQAQQDAVNIVCHSKTRSNPENNVGLITLANNCEVLTTLTPDTGRILSKLHTVQPKGKITFCTGIRVAHLALKHRQGKNHKMRIIAFVGSPVEDNEKDLVKLAKRLKKEKVNVDIINFGEEEANTDKLTAFINTLNGKDGTGSHLVTVPPGPSLADALISSPILAGEGGAMLGLGASDFEFGVDPSADPELALALRVSMEEQRQRQEEEARRAAAASAAEAGIAATGGDDSDDALLKMTITQQEFGRAGLPDLSSMTEEEQIAYAMQMSLQGAEFAQAEAAEVDSSTAMDTSEPAKEEDDYDVMQDPEFLQSVLENLPGVDPNNEAIRNAMGSLASQASKESKDKKEEEKK; encoded by the exons GATCATCTACTTTCAAAAAATCACTCACCTCAGAG ATGCCAGGTTCTTCTGGACAGCCGGGCTCACAGACAATAAAGAAGGGGCATAGAGGAGTGGATTCCACAGGGGAGACGACCTATAAAAAG acaACCTCATCTGCCTTGAAAGGTGCCATTCAGCTGGGCATTACACACACAGTTGGAAGCTTGAGCACCAAGCCTGAAAGAGACGTTCTCATGCAAGATTTCTACGTAGTAGAAAGTATTTTCTTCCCAAG TGAAGGGAGTAACCTGACCCCAGCTCATCACTACAATGACTTCCGGTTCAAAACCTATGCTCCAGTGGCGTTTCGCTATTTCCGGGAGCTGTTTGGGATCCGACCAGATGACTATCTG TACTCGCTCTGTAATGATCCGCTCATTGAACTTTCAAACTCTGGGGCCAGCGGATCCCTCTTCTATGTATCCAGCGATGATGAGTTTATCATCAAAACAGTTCAGCACAAAGAGGCAGAATTCTTGCAGAAGCTGCTACCTGGCTACTACATG AACTTGAACCAAAACCCAAGGACGCTGCTGCCAAAGTTCTATGGCTTGTACTGTGTCCAGGCCGGGGGCAAGAACATCCGCATTGTCGTGATGAACAACCTACTGCCACGCTCTGTGAAAATGCATCTCAAGTATGACCTGAAGGGCTCCACCTACAAACGCCGAGCGTCCCAGAAGGAGCGAGAGAAGGTCTTTCCAACCTACAAGGACTTGGATTTTATGCAGGACATCCCTGATGGCCTGTTCTTAGACTCTGACATGTATAATGCTTTGTGCAAAACATTACAGAGAGACTGTTTG GTCCTGCAGAGTTTTAAAATCATGGATTACAGTTTGCTTGTGGCAATCCATAACATTGATCAGGCACAGAGAGAGCATGCGATGGCAGATGGGACATCCCAGAGTGATATGCGGCGACCAGCTGCCCAGAAGGCCCTGTACTCCACAGCCATGGAATCTATCCAAGGAGAGGCCCGGCGAGGTGGCACCATAGAAACAGATGACCA GATGGGAGGCATTCCAGCCCGCAATGCAAAGGGGGAGAGACTTCTTCTGTACATTGGCATTATTGATGTATTGCAGTCCTACAG ATTTATCAAGAAGTTGGAGCACTCTTGGAAAGCTCTTGTACATGACGGG GACACTGTATCTGTGCACAGACCCAGCTTCTATGCCGAAAGGTTCCAACGGTTCATGTGCAACATAGCGTTCAAGAAAATACCAT TAAAGCCTTCCCCTTCTAAGAAGAGCCGGTCTGGCACAGCAGTTCCTCGGAGGAGCTGTCAAGGAGGAGCGCCTTCTCTGTCTCACATGTCATGTGAGACAAAAGCACAAGTAACAACAGAGGTGGATGTGGAGCAAG GTTCCCACCTTGGTCGTCCAGATCTCCTGCCCAGGATGCTGCCAGTAGATGAAGCTAACAGTGACTCGGTTGCAACGACCCTGTCCACCTCTTCCTTGGGCAGCGGAGGCCTCAACTCGCCCGCGAATAG GTCAGTGGGCGTACAAGTGCATAACGCTGACAGCTCAGCAAAGGATTTGCCTAGAACAGCTCCCGGCATCTTCTTGCCTAG TGGCTCCCCAGGGCCTTCCATACCAGAGTGCTCCTCAGAACTGAGAGAACAGTTTGAAGATCTGCAAGAGACAGAGATAAGCTTTGTGAGTACTTCCCTTT CCTGGCGGGAGCGGAGCAGGttgtcaggaggaggaggaaattctCTGCATGGGCTCAAGACCTCTGGAAAAGGGATTGATCTGACTTTCAGGGAATTAGCTGCTTATGATGCCAACATCACAAACCTGGCAAGAACGGGCAACTCGTCAGAGTACTGGGGGGAAACAG CGCCTTGTTGGCCGAGCCCGGGCCGGTGTGAGGGAAGGAGGCAAGATGGTTCTGGAGAGCACCATGGTGTggtgagcgggccgggccgggccaggccgtggtggccttcccctcccttcctctgccctcatctcccgtCCACCCCTGCCCCGCACCGCGGCAGGGCTTTCTACCT tgtgGACAACAGCGAGTATATGAGAAATGGAGACTTCTTACCCACTCGCCTGCAAGCCCAGCAAGATGCTGTCAACATTGTGTGCCACTCAAAAACCCGCAGCAACCCCGAGAACAACGTGGGGCTCATTACCTTAGCCAA TAACTGTGAAGTGTTGACCACGCTCACCCCAGACACAGGCCGGATCCTTTCAAAGCTACACACGGTGCAACCCAAAGGGAAAATTACCTTTTGTACAGGCATCAGAGTTGCTCAC CTGGCTTTAAAACATCGTCAAGGCAAGAATCACAAGATGCGAATCATTGCCTTTGTTGGGAGCCCTGTAGAAGATAATGAGAAAGAT CTGGTGAAACTGGCAAAGCGTCTTAAGAAAGAGAAAGTCAACGTTGACATAATCAACTTTGGAGAAGAG GAAGCCAATACAGACAAGCTCACTGCCTTCATTAACACCTTAAACGGCAAGGATGGGACTGGCTCCCACTTGGTGACAGTGCCTCCGGGGCCGAGCCTAGCCGATGCCCTCATCAGCTCCCCCATTCTGGCTGGGGAGGGCGGTGCCATGCTGGGCCTTGGGGCCAGCGACTTCGAGTTTGGTGTGGATCCGAGCGCAGACCCAGAATTGGCTCTG GCCCTGCGGGTCTCCATggaggagcagaggcagcggcaagaggaggaggccaggagGGCTGCAGCCGCCTCTGCGGCTGAGGCTGGGATCGCAGCCACTGGTGGGGACG ATTCAGACGACGCTTTGCTGAAGATGACGATAACTCAGCAGGAGTTTGGCCGAGCTGGGCTGCCTGACCTCAGCAGCATGACGGAGGAGGAACAAATTGCCTACGCCATGCAGATGTCACTGCAGGGAGCGG AGTTTGCCCAGGCAGAGGCGGCAGAAGTGGACAGCAGCACAGCCATGGACACATCTGAACCCGCTAAG gAGGAAGATGACTACGATGTGATGCAGGACCCCGAGTTCCTGCAGAGCGTGCTGGAGAACCTGCCTGGCGTGGACCCCAACAACGAGGCCATCCGCAACGCCATGGGCTCCCTGGCCTCACAGGCCTCCAAGGAGAGCAAGgacaaaaaggaggaggagaaaaagtga